In one window of Mytilus trossulus isolate FHL-02 chromosome 7, PNRI_Mtr1.1.1.hap1, whole genome shotgun sequence DNA:
- the LOC134725624 gene encoding stress-activated protein kinase JNK-like isoform X2 — protein sequence MNNSVQPKFYTVEVGDSTFTILERYHSLKPIGSGAQGIVCAACDTVTQTNVAIKKLSRPFQNVTHAKRAYREFVLMDLVNHKNIIGLLNVFTPQRTLEDFQDVYLVMELMDANLCQVINMDLDHDRMSYLLYQILCGIKHLHSAGIIHRDLKPSNIVVKSDCTLKILDFGLARTQGTGFMMTPYVVTRYYRAPEVILGMGYKENVDIWSVGCIMAELIRGAVMFPGSDHIDQWNKIIEQLGTPSKEFMQRLQPTVRNYVENRPRYAGYNFDRLFPDVIFPQDSTEHPGLRASMARDLLSKMLVVDPEKRISVDEALMHPYIHVWYDESEVNGVSVHVSEAHVPAPQPYDHTVDEQEHTVDEWKDLIYNAVITYGKKEKKKSAMQNGAPNNDDMVTDGATNSSQNRCR from the exons ATGAATAATTCTGTTCAACCCAAGTTTTACACTGTAGAGGTTGGGGACTCTACATTTACAATACTTGAGAGGTACCATAGTCTGAAACCAATAGGATCTGGTGCACAAGGAATTGTGTG TGCTGCTTGTGATACTGTCACTCAAACAAATGTTGCCATAAAGAAACTGAGCCGACCCTTCCAAAATGTAACTCATGCCAAGAGGGCATACAGAGAGTTTGTCCTTATGGACTTAGTTAACCataaaaat ATTATTggtttgttaaatgtttttacaCCTCAGAGGACATTAGAAGATTTTCAAGATGT ATATCTTGTGATGGAGTTAATGGATGCCAATTTGTGCCAAGTGATTAACATGGACCTGGACCATGATAGAATGTCGTACTTGTTATACCAGATACTGTGTGGTATCAAACATCTACATTCTGCTGGTATTATACACAGG GATTTAAAACCAAGTAATATTGTTGTGAAGTCAGATTGTACATTAAAGATATTGGACTTTGGATTAGCAAGAACACAAGGGACAGGTTTTATGATGACCCCTTATGTAGTCACAAGATATTATAGGGCACCTGAAGTTATATTAGGCATGGGATATAAAGAAAATG TTGATATATGGAGCGTAGGTTGTATAATGGCAGAACTGATCCGAGGAGCTGTCATGTTTCCAGGAAGTGATC ATATTGATCAATGGAATAAAATTATTGAACAATTAGGGACGCCTTCTAAGGAATTTATGCAACGATTGCAACCAACAGTTAGGAACTATGTAGAAAACCGGCCACGATATGCAGGGTATAACTTTGATAGACTTTTCCCTGATGTGATATTTCCACAAGATAGTACTGAACATCCAGGCCTACGGGCCAGTATGGCAAGAGATTTGTTATCCAAAATGCTTGTTGTTGATCCTGAAAAGAGAATTTCCGTTGATGAAGCTTTAATGCATCCCTATATACACGTATGGTATGACGAGAGTGAGGTCAATGGGGTGAGTGTCCACGTCAGTGAAGCTCATGTG CCTGCACCACAGCCATATGATCATACAGTTGATGAACAAGAGCACACAGTCGATGAATGGAAAG acTTGATTTACAATGCTGTTATTACGTAtggtaaaaaagaaaagaaaaaatcagCTATGCAAAACG GAGCTCCTAACAACGATGACATGGTGACAGATGGAGCCACTAACTCTAGTCAAAACCGATGTCGATAA
- the LOC134725624 gene encoding stress-activated protein kinase JNK-like isoform X3 — protein sequence MNNSVQPKFYTVEVGDSTFTILERYHSLKPIGSGAQGIVCAACDTVTQTNVAIKKLSRPFQNVTHAKRAYREFVLMDLVNHKNIIGLLNVFTPQRTLEDFQDVYLVMELMDANLCQVINMDLDHDRMSYLLYQILCGIKHLHSAGIIHRDLKPSNIVVKSDCTLKILDFGLARTQGTGFMMTPYVVTRYYRAPEVILGMGYKENVDIWSVGCIMAELIRGAVMFPGSDHIDQWNKIIEQLGTPSKEFMQRLQPTVRNYVENRPRYAGYNFDRLFPDVIFPQDSTEHPGLRASMARDLLSKMLVVDPEKRISVDEALMHPYIHVWYDESEVNGVSVHVSEAHVPAPQPYDHTVDEQEHTVDEWKDLIYNAVITYGKKEKKKSAMQNEGETKIQEFSLSIDHK from the exons ATGAATAATTCTGTTCAACCCAAGTTTTACACTGTAGAGGTTGGGGACTCTACATTTACAATACTTGAGAGGTACCATAGTCTGAAACCAATAGGATCTGGTGCACAAGGAATTGTGTG TGCTGCTTGTGATACTGTCACTCAAACAAATGTTGCCATAAAGAAACTGAGCCGACCCTTCCAAAATGTAACTCATGCCAAGAGGGCATACAGAGAGTTTGTCCTTATGGACTTAGTTAACCataaaaat ATTATTggtttgttaaatgtttttacaCCTCAGAGGACATTAGAAGATTTTCAAGATGT ATATCTTGTGATGGAGTTAATGGATGCCAATTTGTGCCAAGTGATTAACATGGACCTGGACCATGATAGAATGTCGTACTTGTTATACCAGATACTGTGTGGTATCAAACATCTACATTCTGCTGGTATTATACACAGG GATTTAAAACCAAGTAATATTGTTGTGAAGTCAGATTGTACATTAAAGATATTGGACTTTGGATTAGCAAGAACACAAGGGACAGGTTTTATGATGACCCCTTATGTAGTCACAAGATATTATAGGGCACCTGAAGTTATATTAGGCATGGGATATAAAGAAAATG TTGATATATGGAGCGTAGGTTGTATAATGGCAGAACTGATCCGAGGAGCTGTCATGTTTCCAGGAAGTGATC ATATTGATCAATGGAATAAAATTATTGAACAATTAGGGACGCCTTCTAAGGAATTTATGCAACGATTGCAACCAACAGTTAGGAACTATGTAGAAAACCGGCCACGATATGCAGGGTATAACTTTGATAGACTTTTCCCTGATGTGATATTTCCACAAGATAGTACTGAACATCCAGGCCTACGGGCCAGTATGGCAAGAGATTTGTTATCCAAAATGCTTGTTGTTGATCCTGAAAAGAGAATTTCCGTTGATGAAGCTTTAATGCATCCCTATATACACGTATGGTATGACGAGAGTGAGGTCAATGGGGTGAGTGTCCACGTCAGTGAAGCTCATGTG CCTGCACCACAGCCATATGATCATACAGTTGATGAACAAGAGCACACAGTCGATGAATGGAAAG acTTGATTTACAATGCTGTTATTACGTAtggtaaaaaagaaaagaaaaaatcagCTATGCAAAACG AGGGAGAGACAAAAATTCAGGAGTTTTCATTATCCATTGACCATAAGTAA
- the LOC134725624 gene encoding stress-activated protein kinase JNK-like isoform X4: protein MNNSVQPKFYTVEVGDSTFTILERYHSLKPIGSGAQGIVCAACDTVTQTNVAIKKLSRPFQNVTHAKRAYREFVLMDLVNHKNIIGLLNVFTPQRTLEDFQDVYLVMELMDANLCQVINMDLDHDRMSYLLYQILCGIKHLHSAGIIHRDLKPSNIVVKSDCTLKILDFGLARTQGTGFMMTPYVVTRYYRAPEVILGMGYKENVDIWSVGCIMAELIRGAVMFPGSDHIDQWNKIIEQLGTPSKEFMQRLQPTVRNYVENRPRYAGYNFDRLFPDVIFPQDSTEHPGLRASMARDLLSKMLVVDPEKRISVDEALMHPYIHVWYDESEVNGPAPQPYDHTVDEQEHTVDEWKDLIYNAVITYGKKEKKKSAMQNAGAPNNDDMVTDGATNSSQNRCR from the exons ATGAATAATTCTGTTCAACCCAAGTTTTACACTGTAGAGGTTGGGGACTCTACATTTACAATACTTGAGAGGTACCATAGTCTGAAACCAATAGGATCTGGTGCACAAGGAATTGTGTG TGCTGCTTGTGATACTGTCACTCAAACAAATGTTGCCATAAAGAAACTGAGCCGACCCTTCCAAAATGTAACTCATGCCAAGAGGGCATACAGAGAGTTTGTCCTTATGGACTTAGTTAACCataaaaat ATTATTggtttgttaaatgtttttacaCCTCAGAGGACATTAGAAGATTTTCAAGATGT ATATCTTGTGATGGAGTTAATGGATGCCAATTTGTGCCAAGTGATTAACATGGACCTGGACCATGATAGAATGTCGTACTTGTTATACCAGATACTGTGTGGTATCAAACATCTACATTCTGCTGGTATTATACACAGG GATTTAAAACCAAGTAATATTGTTGTGAAGTCAGATTGTACATTAAAGATATTGGACTTTGGATTAGCAAGAACACAAGGGACAGGTTTTATGATGACCCCTTATGTAGTCACAAGATATTATAGGGCACCTGAAGTTATATTAGGCATGGGATATAAAGAAAATG TTGATATATGGAGCGTAGGTTGTATAATGGCAGAACTGATCCGAGGAGCTGTCATGTTTCCAGGAAGTGATC ATATTGATCAATGGAATAAAATTATTGAACAATTAGGGACGCCTTCTAAGGAATTTATGCAACGATTGCAACCAACAGTTAGGAACTATGTAGAAAACCGGCCACGATATGCAGGGTATAACTTTGATAGACTTTTCCCTGATGTGATATTTCCACAAGATAGTACTGAACATCCAGGCCTACGGGCCAGTATGGCAAGAGATTTGTTATCCAAAATGCTTGTTGTTGATCCTGAAAAGAGAATTTCCGTTGATGAAGCTTTAATGCATCCCTATATACACGTATGGTATGACGAGAGTGAGGTCAATGGG CCTGCACCACAGCCATATGATCATACAGTTGATGAACAAGAGCACACAGTCGATGAATGGAAAG acTTGATTTACAATGCTGTTATTACGTAtggtaaaaaagaaaagaaaaaatcagCTATGCAAAACG cAGGAGCTCCTAACAACGATGACATGGTGACAGATGGAGCCACTAACTCTAGTCAAAACCGATGTCGATAA
- the LOC134725624 gene encoding stress-activated protein kinase JNK-like isoform X1, with product MNNSVQPKFYTVEVGDSTFTILERYHSLKPIGSGAQGIVCAACDTVTQTNVAIKKLSRPFQNVTHAKRAYREFVLMDLVNHKNIIGLLNVFTPQRTLEDFQDVYLVMELMDANLCQVINMDLDHDRMSYLLYQILCGIKHLHSAGIIHRDLKPSNIVVKSDCTLKILDFGLARTQGTGFMMTPYVVTRYYRAPEVILGMGYKENVDIWSVGCIMAELIRGAVMFPGSDHIDQWNKIIEQLGTPSKEFMQRLQPTVRNYVENRPRYAGYNFDRLFPDVIFPQDSTEHPGLRASMARDLLSKMLVVDPEKRISVDEALMHPYIHVWYDESEVNGVSVHVSEAHVPAPQPYDHTVDEQEHTVDEWKDLIYNAVITYGKKEKKKSAMQNAGAPNNDDMVTDGATNSSQNRCR from the exons ATGAATAATTCTGTTCAACCCAAGTTTTACACTGTAGAGGTTGGGGACTCTACATTTACAATACTTGAGAGGTACCATAGTCTGAAACCAATAGGATCTGGTGCACAAGGAATTGTGTG TGCTGCTTGTGATACTGTCACTCAAACAAATGTTGCCATAAAGAAACTGAGCCGACCCTTCCAAAATGTAACTCATGCCAAGAGGGCATACAGAGAGTTTGTCCTTATGGACTTAGTTAACCataaaaat ATTATTggtttgttaaatgtttttacaCCTCAGAGGACATTAGAAGATTTTCAAGATGT ATATCTTGTGATGGAGTTAATGGATGCCAATTTGTGCCAAGTGATTAACATGGACCTGGACCATGATAGAATGTCGTACTTGTTATACCAGATACTGTGTGGTATCAAACATCTACATTCTGCTGGTATTATACACAGG GATTTAAAACCAAGTAATATTGTTGTGAAGTCAGATTGTACATTAAAGATATTGGACTTTGGATTAGCAAGAACACAAGGGACAGGTTTTATGATGACCCCTTATGTAGTCACAAGATATTATAGGGCACCTGAAGTTATATTAGGCATGGGATATAAAGAAAATG TTGATATATGGAGCGTAGGTTGTATAATGGCAGAACTGATCCGAGGAGCTGTCATGTTTCCAGGAAGTGATC ATATTGATCAATGGAATAAAATTATTGAACAATTAGGGACGCCTTCTAAGGAATTTATGCAACGATTGCAACCAACAGTTAGGAACTATGTAGAAAACCGGCCACGATATGCAGGGTATAACTTTGATAGACTTTTCCCTGATGTGATATTTCCACAAGATAGTACTGAACATCCAGGCCTACGGGCCAGTATGGCAAGAGATTTGTTATCCAAAATGCTTGTTGTTGATCCTGAAAAGAGAATTTCCGTTGATGAAGCTTTAATGCATCCCTATATACACGTATGGTATGACGAGAGTGAGGTCAATGGGGTGAGTGTCCACGTCAGTGAAGCTCATGTG CCTGCACCACAGCCATATGATCATACAGTTGATGAACAAGAGCACACAGTCGATGAATGGAAAG acTTGATTTACAATGCTGTTATTACGTAtggtaaaaaagaaaagaaaaaatcagCTATGCAAAACG cAGGAGCTCCTAACAACGATGACATGGTGACAGATGGAGCCACTAACTCTAGTCAAAACCGATGTCGATAA